The following are encoded in a window of Amycolatopsis lexingtonensis genomic DNA:
- a CDS encoding ABC transporter ATP-binding protein: MAEAITADGLTKAFGRTKALDGLDLTVHTGEVHGFLGPNGAGKTTTIRVLLGLMRADGGRATLLGGDPWADATRLHRRLAYVPGDVTLWPNLTGGEVIDLLGRLRGGLDVKRRAELIERFDLDPRKKGRTYSKGNRQKVALVAALASDVELLVFDEPTSGLDPLMEEAFRQVVDEERARGDRTVLLSSHILSEVEALCDRVTIIRAGRTVESGTLDELRHLGRITIDASLAHVPADLASLPGVHDLSTYGSHVHLSVDQPALDDVMRHLAEAGLRNLVSRPPTLEELFLRHYEPVGAVR; this comes from the coding sequence ATGGCCGAAGCGATCACCGCGGACGGCCTCACCAAGGCGTTCGGCCGGACGAAAGCCCTCGACGGGCTCGACCTGACCGTCCACACCGGCGAGGTACACGGCTTCCTCGGGCCCAACGGCGCCGGCAAGACCACGACGATCCGCGTCCTGCTGGGGCTGATGCGGGCCGACGGCGGCCGCGCCACCCTGCTCGGCGGCGACCCGTGGGCCGACGCGACGCGGCTGCACCGGCGGCTCGCGTACGTGCCGGGCGACGTCACCCTCTGGCCCAACCTCACCGGCGGCGAGGTCATCGACCTGCTCGGCCGGCTGCGCGGCGGCCTCGACGTCAAGCGGCGCGCGGAGCTGATCGAGCGGTTCGACCTCGACCCGCGCAAGAAGGGCCGGACGTACTCGAAGGGCAACCGGCAGAAGGTCGCGCTCGTCGCGGCGCTGGCGTCCGATGTGGAGCTGCTGGTGTTCGACGAGCCGACGTCCGGGCTCGATCCGCTGATGGAGGAGGCGTTCCGGCAGGTCGTCGACGAGGAGCGAGCCCGCGGCGACCGGACGGTGCTGCTCTCTTCGCACATCCTGTCCGAGGTCGAGGCGCTGTGCGACCGCGTCACGATCATCCGGGCCGGCCGCACCGTCGAGTCGGGCACCCTCGACGAGCTGCGGCACCTCGGCCGCATCACGATCGACGCGTCGCTCGCGCACGTGCCGGCGGATCTGGCGTCGCTGCCGGGCGTCCACGACCTGAGCACGTACGGCTCGCACGTCCACCTGTCCGTCGACCAGCCCGCGCTGGACGACGTGATGCGGCACCTGGCCGAAGCCGGGCTGCGGAACCTGGTCAGCCGCCCGCCGACGCTCGAGGAGCTGTTCCTCCGCCACTACGAGCCGGTCGGAGCGGTGCGATGA
- a CDS encoding DUF2127 domain-containing protein yields MTEAKTTATEKFFRIAIAIKGLDGALQVVGALILAFIPASAVSGFTHAVITRDLLGDPSGTLARHLQSATENFIDGDTKTFAVAYLLAHGLIKLGLVWALARKIVRAYPVAAVILAAFVVYEIFRAVHTHSIALPFFAALDVVIIVLVLREYRQLKRG; encoded by the coding sequence ATGACGGAAGCGAAGACCACGGCGACGGAGAAGTTCTTCCGGATCGCCATCGCGATCAAGGGCCTCGACGGCGCTCTGCAGGTCGTCGGGGCCCTGATCCTCGCCTTCATCCCGGCGTCGGCCGTCAGCGGCTTCACCCACGCCGTGATCACCCGTGACCTGCTCGGCGACCCCTCGGGCACGCTGGCGCGGCACCTCCAGTCGGCGACCGAGAACTTCATCGACGGCGACACCAAGACGTTCGCCGTCGCCTACCTGCTCGCCCACGGGCTCATCAAGCTCGGCCTGGTGTGGGCGCTGGCCCGGAAGATCGTCCGCGCCTACCCCGTGGCGGCCGTCATCCTCGCCGCCTTCGTGGTCTACGAGATCTTCCGGGCCGTGCACACCCACTCGATCGCGCTCCCGTTCTTCGCCGCGCTGGACGTCGTGATCATCGTCCTCGTGCTGCGCGAGTACCGGCAGCTGAAACGCGGCTAA
- a CDS encoding S8 family serine peptidase, producing MTQHRSRWRRRAGITVLATALGASVLGVAVPVASAQQAPPSTGAADGKTLDEHDRALVAEAEKAGKPEVTLLIAAEKGQTGAAVDQLKALGGVVQSTDTKLDYVKVTIPPEKAEKAAKLKAVNAVDVDGLIMRDDPKPDGATTPLPQPAPGKDTPRVNPYLPTGDTYAAQFGQVLPNWDGKDTTVAVLDSGVDLDSPALATTSHGERKIVDWYNANATNSGDGTWVKQSTQTYTGTFTANGKTWTAPATGGPYTFGVFGETAGDLGGADSETGGDINRDGDRADSWGVLLDPATKEVRVDLNGNGDFTDEKPMTDYAKKYDYGFFGTDNPATDVAERMAFVVQTDKPGYVGIGIAGAEHGSHVAGIAAGNDLFGGKMDGAAPGAKLLAVKVCLTGTACTSSGLIDGVVYAASHGADVINISIGGLPALNDGNNARAELYNRTIAEYNVQIFISAGNSGAGANTVGDPSVATDAISVGSYITKETWLSNYGSVTKNAESLHPFSSRGPREDGGFKPDIIAPGAAIATIPRWEAGGPVAGTYGLPAGYAMLQGTSMASPQATGAAALLVSAYKATHKGQRPPVAQLRSAIKSTARFVPGIGAYAQGAGLFNVPAAFVALSLNPKPDAVSTSVEVHTALSGLLATPNTGVGIHDREGVTTGKSYTRTYTITRTTGSAQPVPYFARWTGNDGTFSSKSTVVLPLNTPVKFDVKVDPKTAGAHSAVLNLDNPLTIGIDVQTLNTVFAPQEFTADKGYQVDVSGKIARNQATSYFVRVPQGASALKVDLDAGAGAPGKGQVRFLRYDPTGVPAEASTSTTYCYLPDAGAGCPGGTPTSRTIANPLPGVWEIVVEARRTSDVADAAYKLSASVLGTAISPNPDTIASATLGAPIARSYTVTNTLGAFTGKLNGATLGSAKAARPSIGEGAQQQYQIAVTPGSTSLTATIGKTSDTGADLDLVLYNCTTGSCVQAAVSADGDSEESVTVANPAAGTWVALVDGYAVPAGTTEFDYLDVFTNPGFGSVAVTDANAAHASGSSWTVPATVTVNAAPAAGRTLRGQLTVQTDTGVTVGSSLVLINAVS from the coding sequence GTGACACAGCACAGATCGCGCTGGAGACGGCGGGCCGGGATCACCGTCCTCGCCACCGCACTCGGCGCCTCCGTCCTCGGCGTCGCCGTTCCCGTGGCGTCCGCCCAGCAGGCGCCGCCCTCGACCGGCGCGGCCGACGGCAAGACCCTCGACGAGCACGACCGCGCGCTCGTCGCCGAAGCCGAGAAGGCCGGCAAGCCCGAAGTCACGCTGCTGATCGCGGCCGAGAAGGGCCAGACCGGCGCGGCCGTCGACCAGCTCAAGGCGCTCGGTGGCGTCGTCCAGTCCACCGACACCAAGCTCGACTACGTCAAGGTCACCATCCCGCCCGAGAAGGCGGAGAAGGCCGCGAAGCTCAAGGCGGTCAACGCCGTCGACGTCGACGGCCTCATCATGCGCGACGACCCGAAGCCCGACGGCGCGACCACCCCGCTGCCGCAGCCGGCCCCGGGCAAGGACACCCCGCGCGTCAACCCGTACCTGCCCACCGGGGACACCTACGCGGCGCAGTTCGGCCAGGTCCTGCCCAACTGGGACGGCAAGGACACCACGGTCGCGGTGCTCGACTCCGGCGTCGACCTCGACTCCCCCGCGCTGGCCACCACCAGCCACGGCGAACGCAAGATCGTCGACTGGTACAACGCCAACGCCACCAACTCCGGCGACGGCACCTGGGTCAAGCAGTCCACGCAGACCTACACCGGCACCTTCACCGCGAACGGCAAGACCTGGACGGCCCCGGCCACCGGCGGCCCGTACACGTTCGGCGTGTTCGGCGAGACCGCGGGCGACCTGGGCGGCGCGGACAGCGAGACCGGCGGTGACATCAACCGCGACGGCGACCGCGCCGACTCGTGGGGCGTGCTGCTCGACCCGGCGACCAAGGAGGTCCGGGTCGACCTCAACGGCAACGGCGACTTCACCGACGAGAAGCCGATGACCGACTACGCCAAGAAGTACGACTACGGCTTCTTCGGCACGGACAACCCGGCGACCGACGTCGCCGAGCGGATGGCCTTCGTGGTCCAGACCGACAAGCCGGGCTACGTCGGCATCGGCATCGCCGGCGCCGAGCACGGCTCGCACGTCGCGGGCATCGCCGCCGGCAACGACCTGTTCGGCGGCAAGATGGACGGCGCGGCCCCGGGCGCGAAGCTCCTGGCGGTCAAGGTCTGCCTCACCGGCACCGCCTGCACGTCGTCGGGCCTGATCGACGGTGTCGTCTACGCGGCCAGCCACGGCGCCGACGTCATCAACATCTCGATCGGCGGCCTGCCGGCGCTCAACGACGGCAACAACGCCCGTGCGGAGCTCTACAACCGCACGATCGCCGAGTACAACGTCCAGATCTTCATCTCGGCCGGCAACAGCGGCGCCGGGGCGAACACCGTCGGCGACCCGTCGGTGGCCACGGACGCGATCTCGGTCGGCTCGTACATCACCAAGGAGACCTGGCTGTCGAACTACGGCTCGGTCACCAAGAACGCCGAGTCGCTGCACCCGTTCTCCTCGCGCGGCCCGCGCGAGGACGGCGGCTTCAAGCCGGACATCATCGCGCCCGGCGCGGCGATCGCGACCATCCCGCGCTGGGAAGCGGGAGGCCCGGTGGCCGGTACGTACGGCCTGCCCGCGGGCTACGCGATGCTGCAGGGCACGTCGATGGCGTCGCCGCAGGCGACCGGCGCGGCGGCACTGCTGGTGAGCGCGTACAAGGCGACGCACAAGGGCCAGCGGCCGCCGGTCGCGCAGCTGCGCTCGGCCATCAAGTCGACCGCGCGGTTCGTGCCGGGCATCGGCGCGTACGCCCAGGGCGCGGGCCTGTTCAACGTCCCGGCCGCGTTCGTCGCGCTGTCGCTGAACCCGAAGCCGGACGCCGTTTCGACGTCGGTCGAGGTGCACACCGCGCTGTCGGGCCTGCTGGCCACCCCGAACACGGGCGTGGGCATCCACGACCGCGAAGGCGTGACCACGGGCAAGTCCTACACCCGCACGTACACGATCACCCGCACCACGGGTTCGGCGCAGCCGGTGCCGTACTTCGCGCGGTGGACCGGCAACGACGGCACGTTCTCGTCGAAGTCCACGGTGGTCCTGCCGCTGAACACGCCGGTGAAGTTCGACGTCAAGGTCGACCCGAAGACCGCGGGCGCCCACTCGGCGGTGCTGAACCTCGACAACCCGCTGACCATCGGCATCGACGTGCAGACCCTCAACACGGTCTTCGCGCCGCAGGAGTTCACTGCGGACAAGGGCTACCAGGTCGACGTGTCCGGCAAGATCGCCCGCAACCAGGCGACCAGCTACTTCGTGCGGGTGCCGCAGGGCGCCAGCGCGCTGAAGGTCGACCTGGACGCCGGCGCCGGCGCCCCGGGCAAGGGCCAGGTGCGGTTCCTGCGCTACGACCCGACCGGCGTCCCGGCCGAGGCCAGCACGTCCACGACGTACTGCTACCTCCCCGACGCGGGTGCCGGCTGCCCCGGTGGCACGCCGACCAGCCGCACGATCGCCAACCCGCTCCCGGGCGTGTGGGAGATCGTCGTCGAGGCGCGCCGGACGTCCGATGTGGCCGACGCGGCGTACAAGCTGTCGGCTTCGGTGCTGGGCACGGCGATTTCGCCGAACCCGGACACCATCGCCTCGGCCACGCTGGGCGCGCCGATCGCGCGGTCCTACACCGTGACGAACACGCTGGGCGCGTTCACCGGAAAGCTGAACGGCGCCACGCTGGGCAGCGCGAAGGCGGCGCGGCCGTCGATCGGCGAAGGCGCGCAGCAGCAGTACCAGATCGCGGTGACGCCGGGCTCGACGTCGCTGACGGCCACGATCGGCAAGACGTCCGACACCGGCGCCGACCTGGACCTGGTGCTGTACAACTGCACGACCGGCTCCTGCGTGCAGGCGGCGGTCAGCGCGGACGGTGACTCCGAGGAGTCGGTGACCGTGGCCAACCCGGCCGCGGGCACCTGGGTCGCGCTGGTCGACGGGTACGCGGTGCCCGCCGGCACGACCGAGTTCGACTACCTCGACGTGTTCACCAACCCGGGCTTCGGCTCGGTCGCGGTGACCGACGCCAACGCGGCGCACGCGTCGGGCAGCTCGTGGACGGTCCCGGCGACGGTGACGGTCAACGCGGCCCCGGCCGCCGGCCGGACCCTGCGCGGTCAGCTGACCGTGCAGACCGACACCGGTGTCACGGTCGGCTCCTCGCTGGTGCTGATCAACGCCGTGAGCTAG
- a CDS encoding GH92 family glycosyl hydrolase, whose product MGTRTRVLATLLAGATTLALATPAQAAGPRFADDPTTLVDTSIGNNGDGTTFPGATTPFGMVQLSPDTQLKKYASYDYAQDTTLGFSHTHLSGVGCQTMGNFRFMPTTGAVTSSDPAQYGAKFSHADETRGPGYYGVKLGNGVEAELTATQRTGQHRYTFPDGASQNVLIEVGESNGYTYAGDVHVVGDDTVEGWLQGGNFCWETQKERYKVFFSAKFDRAFTGFGTWTDSKLTPNQRDAKLGSQRTGAWLTFGSDKKQVGASVGLSYTSIDGARLNRAAEQPRSFDKARNAAHDTWKDELNRLRVAGGTTADQRTYYSALYRSLLHPSVGSDVDGSYRGFDDAVHRSRDTYYQMFSLWDTYRSQNQLVALLHPDKAADMTKSVLKIYQDGGWVPRWALGGGETNVMSGDPVTPWVVDNYRRGILDDKTARQLFDALWRNANEVPKDQSIFRGRDGNPSYVKNGWIGYQDLPGYTYGDTRQAGSATLEYALADCALSTMAAGLGYRDKVATLSARCGNFAKLWDTSVESHGFTGFPRTRAADGTGVGDPDPAQSTGFHEGTPWQYQWLAQQDTAKLFGLMGGPAQAEKRLDTFFDIPLLLTDPAKAAKDSWVHGAYDYHNNFAFNPNNEPDLHAPWMYSWTGAPWKTSAVLRAARTLFTDTPYGMPGNDDLGTISSWLVFGMTGVFEAQPGSGTYLLSTPMFEKVEIRPAGGRKIEIEAPGASAAKLQYTKDVRIGSRGYDRSWISHADLLRAGKIRFSLSDAPTEWGTTSVPPALSQVR is encoded by the coding sequence ATGGGAACGCGGACGCGCGTCCTTGCCACCCTGCTCGCCGGAGCCACGACGCTGGCCCTCGCGACGCCCGCGCAAGCCGCCGGGCCGAGATTCGCCGACGACCCCACCACGCTCGTCGACACCTCGATCGGCAACAACGGGGACGGCACCACCTTCCCGGGCGCCACCACCCCGTTCGGGATGGTCCAGCTCAGCCCGGACACCCAGCTCAAGAAGTACGCGTCCTACGACTACGCCCAGGACACGACCCTCGGCTTCAGCCACACCCACCTCTCCGGTGTCGGCTGCCAGACGATGGGCAACTTCCGCTTCATGCCCACCACCGGTGCCGTGACCAGCAGCGATCCCGCGCAGTACGGCGCGAAGTTCAGCCACGCCGACGAGACCCGCGGGCCCGGGTACTACGGCGTCAAGCTCGGCAACGGCGTCGAAGCCGAGCTGACCGCCACCCAGCGCACCGGCCAGCACCGCTACACCTTCCCGGACGGCGCGAGCCAGAACGTCCTCATCGAGGTCGGCGAGAGCAACGGCTACACCTACGCCGGTGACGTCCACGTCGTCGGCGACGACACCGTCGAGGGCTGGCTGCAGGGCGGCAACTTCTGCTGGGAGACGCAGAAGGAGCGCTACAAGGTCTTCTTCAGCGCCAAGTTCGACCGCGCGTTCACCGGCTTCGGCACCTGGACGGACTCGAAGCTGACGCCGAACCAGCGTGACGCGAAGCTCGGCTCCCAGCGCACCGGCGCGTGGCTGACCTTCGGCAGCGACAAGAAGCAGGTCGGCGCCTCCGTCGGCCTGTCCTACACCTCGATCGACGGCGCCCGGCTGAACCGCGCCGCCGAGCAGCCCCGGTCGTTCGACAAGGCGCGCAACGCGGCTCACGACACGTGGAAGGACGAGCTGAACCGGCTGCGCGTCGCCGGCGGGACGACCGCCGACCAGCGCACCTACTACAGCGCGCTGTACCGGTCGCTGCTGCACCCGTCCGTCGGGTCCGATGTGGACGGTTCCTACCGCGGCTTCGACGACGCCGTGCACCGGAGCCGGGACACGTACTACCAGATGTTCTCGCTCTGGGACACCTACCGTTCGCAGAACCAGCTCGTCGCGCTGCTGCACCCGGACAAGGCCGCGGACATGACCAAGTCCGTCCTCAAGATCTACCAGGACGGCGGCTGGGTCCCGCGCTGGGCGCTGGGCGGCGGCGAGACGAACGTGATGAGCGGCGACCCCGTCACGCCGTGGGTGGTCGACAACTACCGCCGCGGCATCCTGGACGACAAGACCGCGCGTCAGCTCTTCGACGCGTTGTGGCGCAACGCCAACGAAGTCCCGAAGGACCAGTCGATCTTCCGCGGCCGCGACGGCAACCCGAGCTACGTGAAGAACGGCTGGATCGGCTACCAGGACCTCCCGGGCTACACCTACGGTGACACCCGCCAGGCCGGCTCGGCGACCCTCGAGTACGCCCTCGCCGACTGCGCGCTGTCGACCATGGCGGCCGGGCTGGGCTACCGCGACAAGGTGGCGACGCTTTCCGCGCGCTGCGGCAACTTCGCGAAACTGTGGGACACCAGCGTCGAATCCCACGGCTTCACCGGGTTCCCGCGCACGCGCGCGGCGGACGGCACCGGCGTGGGCGACCCCGACCCGGCGCAGTCGACCGGCTTCCACGAAGGCACGCCGTGGCAGTACCAGTGGCTCGCCCAGCAGGACACCGCGAAACTGTTCGGCCTGATGGGCGGCCCGGCGCAGGCCGAAAAGCGGCTCGACACGTTCTTCGACATCCCGCTGCTGCTGACCGACCCGGCGAAGGCCGCCAAGGACTCGTGGGTCCACGGCGCGTACGACTACCACAACAACTTCGCCTTCAACCCGAACAACGAACCCGACCTGCACGCGCCCTGGATGTACAGCTGGACGGGCGCGCCGTGGAAGACCTCGGCCGTGCTGCGCGCGGCGCGGACGCTCTTCACCGACACGCCGTACGGCATGCCCGGCAACGACGACCTCGGCACCATCTCGTCGTGGCTCGTCTTCGGCATGACCGGCGTCTTCGAAGCCCAGCCCGGCTCCGGGACGTACCTGCTCAGCACGCCGATGTTCGAGAAGGTCGAGATCCGCCCGGCCGGCGGCCGCAAGATCGAGATCGAGGCACCCGGCGCGAGCGCGGCGAAGCTCCAGTACACAAAGGACGTCCGGATCGGGTCGCGCGGTTACGACCGCAGCTGGATCTCTCACGCGGACCTGCTCCGCGCGGGCAAGATCCGGTTCTCGCTGAGCGACGCTCCCACGGAATGGGGCACGACGTCCGTTCCGCCCGCTCTGTCCCAGGTGCGCTGA
- a CDS encoding ABC transporter permease has translation MTGTFALLRLVLRRDRLLMPLWIVALTAAPMGYLSSIEAAYPDAASRQHFYDLNAASATFVVRNGPLYGSSVGNLLAWQCGFVPVVAGLIALLTVIRHTRTEEEAGRRELTGATVVGRHAGLAAAVLAACGASLGYGLLVGAGLAAQGVPVAGAFALGLGFSLCGWVFAGVGAVAAQLTWGASGARGIGIGGLVLAFLLRAAGDSSDSAGWLAWLSPIGWAHRLRPFAGERWWVLALGVFATVLFFAAAVLLSARRDLGAALLPARLGRATAKASLRSPWALAWRLQRGTLVVWTGCLALIGLLMGGVAQNVTGMMRDNPAVAEVFSRVGGGGAVTDAYLAGTMTLFGLAAAGYAVQATLKLRAEEAAGRAEPVLATAVGRLGWASAHGLFAVLGSTFLLAVTGLATGAAYGTGASLVPAALAQLPAVWVLAGLAVALIGFAPRFAAAAWGLLGAFLLLSLVGTALRWSPAVLGISPFQHLARLPGGTFSLPPVLWLVLIAGAAGAVGLIALRRRDIPVG, from the coding sequence ATGACCGGGACCTTCGCCCTGCTGCGGCTGGTGCTCCGCCGCGACCGGCTGCTGATGCCACTGTGGATCGTCGCCTTGACAGCGGCGCCGATGGGATACCTGTCCTCGATCGAGGCGGCGTACCCGGACGCGGCGTCGCGACAGCACTTCTACGACCTCAACGCCGCTAGTGCGACGTTCGTGGTCCGCAACGGCCCGCTCTACGGCTCGTCGGTGGGGAACCTGCTCGCCTGGCAGTGCGGGTTCGTCCCGGTCGTGGCCGGGCTGATCGCGCTGCTCACGGTGATCCGGCACACCCGGACCGAGGAGGAGGCCGGTCGCCGGGAGCTGACCGGCGCGACCGTCGTCGGGCGGCACGCGGGCTTGGCGGCCGCGGTGCTCGCCGCGTGCGGGGCGAGCCTCGGCTACGGCCTGCTCGTGGGTGCCGGGCTGGCCGCGCAAGGCGTTCCGGTGGCGGGGGCGTTCGCGCTGGGGCTCGGGTTTTCCTTGTGCGGCTGGGTGTTCGCCGGGGTCGGCGCGGTCGCGGCGCAGCTGACATGGGGTGCGAGCGGCGCGCGGGGGATCGGGATCGGCGGGCTCGTCCTGGCGTTCCTGCTGCGCGCGGCCGGGGACAGCAGCGACTCGGCGGGGTGGCTCGCGTGGCTGTCGCCGATCGGCTGGGCGCACCGGCTGCGGCCGTTCGCGGGCGAGCGGTGGTGGGTCCTCGCGCTGGGCGTTTTCGCGACCGTGTTGTTCTTCGCGGCGGCGGTTCTGCTGTCCGCGCGGCGGGACCTCGGCGCGGCGCTGCTCCCGGCCCGGCTGGGCCGGGCGACGGCGAAGGCGTCGCTGCGCTCGCCGTGGGCGCTGGCCTGGCGGCTGCAGCGGGGGACGCTCGTGGTCTGGACCGGCTGCCTCGCGCTGATCGGGCTGCTGATGGGCGGGGTCGCGCAGAACGTCACGGGCATGATGCGCGACAACCCCGCCGTCGCGGAGGTGTTCTCCCGCGTGGGCGGCGGTGGCGCGGTGACGGACGCGTACCTGGCGGGCACGATGACGCTGTTCGGCCTGGCGGCGGCGGGTTACGCGGTGCAGGCGACGCTGAAGCTGCGTGCCGAGGAGGCGGCGGGCCGCGCGGAACCGGTGCTGGCGACGGCGGTCGGGCGGCTCGGCTGGGCGTCGGCGCACGGGCTGTTCGCGGTGCTGGGCTCGACGTTCCTGCTGGCGGTCACGGGGTTGGCGACCGGCGCGGCGTACGGAACGGGTGCGTCACTGGTCCCGGCGGCGCTGGCCCAGCTGCCCGCGGTGTGGGTGCTGGCCGGGCTGGCGGTGGCGTTGATCGGCTTCGCCCCGCGCTTCGCCGCGGCGGCGTGGGGGCTGCTGGGGGCGTTCCTGCTGCTGTCGCTGGTGGGGACGGCGTTGCGGTGGAGTCCCGCGGTGCTGGGGATTTCGCCGTTCCAGCACCTGGCGCGCCTGCCGGGCGGAACGTTCTCGCTGCCGCCGGTGCTCTGGCTGGTCCTGATCGCGGGCGCGGCCGGCGCCGTCGGCCTGATCGCGTTGCGGCGCCGGGACATCCCGGTCGGGTAA
- a CDS encoding amidohydrolase: protein MDDLLLRRVRPGLGGELADVRVNDGRVTAITEPGAPGFAARVVDGHGGTLLPGLVDAHVHVVQWATSRRRIPLDAARSAAQAIELLLAHLLATPAPQTELVVGAGFRDGLWPDLPHKDMLQRALPGRAVALFSADLHTLWLSPAALKLIGRDHPTGVLLEADCMSATAQLPTASIDTQDAWVAEALAAAAARGVTQIVDYEYADTVADWTRRGTPATRVSCVIAKHLLDQTIERGHRTGDVLPDAGGRLTVGPFKLFVDGSLNTRTAYCHDPYPGSESPGLLELPPAALLPLMRRAFDHGLLPAVHAIGDHANTIALDAFEELGCPGRIEHAQLLSASDIPRFAALGLVASIQPAHQPDDRDVADRYWHGRTERAFPYRSLLESGARLEFGSDAPVAPLDPWDGIASAVARTDDERPPWHPEQSIPFTEALAASSGGRRGVAVGDVADLMVTATDPSTLSPSDLRNLPVTATILDGHVTHLS, encoded by the coding sequence ATGGACGATCTCCTGCTGCGCCGCGTGCGCCCCGGGCTCGGCGGCGAGCTCGCGGACGTCCGGGTCAACGACGGCCGCGTCACGGCGATCACCGAGCCGGGGGCGCCCGGGTTCGCCGCGCGGGTGGTCGACGGCCACGGCGGCACGCTGCTGCCGGGTTTGGTGGACGCGCACGTCCACGTCGTGCAGTGGGCGACGTCCCGCCGTCGCATCCCCCTGGACGCGGCCCGGTCGGCGGCGCAGGCCATCGAACTGCTGCTGGCGCACCTGCTGGCGACGCCGGCCCCGCAGACGGAGCTGGTGGTGGGCGCGGGCTTCCGCGACGGGCTGTGGCCGGACCTGCCGCACAAGGACATGCTGCAGCGCGCGCTCCCCGGCCGCGCGGTCGCGTTGTTCAGCGCGGACCTCCACACGCTCTGGCTGAGCCCGGCGGCCCTGAAGCTGATCGGCCGCGACCACCCGACCGGCGTCCTGCTGGAGGCCGACTGCATGAGCGCGACGGCCCAGCTCCCGACCGCGTCGATCGACACCCAGGACGCGTGGGTCGCGGAAGCGCTCGCCGCGGCGGCCGCCCGCGGCGTCACGCAGATCGTCGACTACGAGTACGCGGACACGGTGGCGGACTGGACCCGCCGGGGCACCCCGGCGACCCGGGTCTCGTGCGTGATCGCGAAGCACCTGCTGGACCAGACCATCGAGCGCGGCCACCGCACGGGCGACGTCCTCCCGGACGCCGGCGGGCGCCTCACGGTCGGCCCGTTCAAGCTCTTCGTGGACGGCTCCCTCAACACCCGCACGGCCTACTGCCACGACCCGTACCCCGGCAGCGAGTCACCGGGACTGCTCGAACTCCCGCCCGCCGCGCTGCTTCCGTTGATGCGGCGGGCTTTCGACCACGGCCTGCTCCCGGCGGTCCACGCGATCGGCGACCACGCCAACACGATCGCGCTGGACGCGTTCGAGGAGCTCGGCTGCCCGGGCCGCATCGAGCACGCCCAGCTGCTCTCGGCGTCAGACATCCCCCGGTTCGCGGCTTTGGGCCTGGTGGCGTCGATCCAGCCCGCCCACCAGCCGGACGACCGGGACGTCGCGGACCGCTACTGGCACGGCCGGACTGAGCGGGCGTTTCCGTACCGTTCGCTGCTGGAGTCGGGCGCCCGCCTGGAGTTCGGCTCGGACGCCCCGGTCGCGCCCCTCGACCCGTGGGACGGCATCGCCTCGGCCGTCGCCCGGACCGACGACGAGCGGCCGCCGTGGCACCCGGAGCAGTCGATCCCGTTCACCGAGGCGCTGGCGGCCTCTTCGGGCGGCCGCCGCGGAGTGGCGGTGGGGGACGTCGCGGACCTGATGGTGACGGCGACGGACCCGTCGACGCTGTCGCCGTCCGACCTGCGGAACCTCCCGGTGACGGCGACCATCCTCGACGGGCACGTGACGCACCTGAGCTGA
- a CDS encoding TetR/AcrR family transcriptional regulator yields MSTEDLTARARIRDAAIRLFTERGMEKTSILDIAEEAGVSGGLIRHHFGSKDGLREACDSYVFDELMKFKEDVLAKGAANPGFLPTFDARQLLYRRYLGRAMIDGSEAAAVQFVEIVDETERYFREQGMDVPDPRGVAAALAAMTGGLMILQDHVARALGEEPGTSEAMLRMSAAAGHLFLNPLATTEVLEKAREALAAYQRKE; encoded by the coding sequence ATGAGCACCGAAGACCTCACCGCGCGGGCCCGGATCCGCGACGCCGCCATCCGGCTGTTCACCGAACGCGGCATGGAAAAGACGTCGATCCTGGACATCGCCGAGGAAGCCGGGGTGTCGGGCGGGCTGATCCGCCACCACTTCGGCTCGAAGGACGGCCTGCGCGAGGCCTGTGACAGCTACGTCTTCGACGAGCTAATGAAGTTCAAGGAAGACGTACTGGCGAAGGGGGCCGCGAACCCGGGGTTCCTCCCGACGTTCGACGCCCGCCAGTTGCTGTACCGCCGGTACCTGGGGCGCGCGATGATCGACGGCTCCGAAGCCGCGGCGGTGCAGTTCGTGGAGATCGTCGACGAAACCGAACGCTACTTCCGGGAGCAGGGCATGGACGTGCCCGACCCGCGGGGCGTCGCCGCCGCGCTCGCCGCGATGACCGGCGGGCTGATGATCCTGCAGGACCACGTCGCCCGCGCGCTCGGCGAGGAGCCGGGCACGAGCGAGGCGATGCTGCGGATGTCAGCGGCCGCCGGGCACCTGTTCCTGAACCCGCTCGCCACCACCGAAGTCCTCGAAAAGGCCCGCGAAGCGCTGGCCGCGTACCAACGGAAGGAATGA